The region ATCCGGAAAAACTCAAACAGTTCCAGCAGGCCCAGGATCAGTTGACCGGCGCGCTGAGTCGTTTGATGGTGGTGTCCGAGCGTTACCCGGACCTCAAGGCCAACCAAAACTTCCTGGCACTGCAATCGCAGCTTGAGGGCACTGAAAACCGTATCGCCGTGGCGCGCAGAGATTTCATTCTGGCGGTGCAGCAATACAACACCGAAATTCGCACGTTCCCCGGTCGCTTGTGGCACAGCCTGATGTACAGCGATCTGCCTGTGCGTGAAACGTTCGAGGCCACGAGTCCTGACGCCGAAAAAGCGCCACAGGTTAAATTTTGATCGGCTGAAAGGCAGGTCGGCATGAAGCGTCACCCTGGATGAGGTTGCTAATGCGCTTTTTGAGAATGGGCCTGCTGCTGTTGCTTTGGGGGGTTGCCGTCACGGCGCAGGCCGAGTTGAAGTTTCCGACACTCACCGGGCGGGTAGTGGACAGCGCCCAGATGATCGAGCCCGCGGTGCGCGAGCAGTTAACCCAGCAACTCCAGGCCCACGAAGCCGCTACCGGTGAACAACTGGTCGTGGTGACGTTGGCGGACTTGCAAGGCACTGACATCGCGGACTTCGGTTATCAACTCGGACGCGCCTGGGGTATTGGCCAAAAGAGCAAGAACAACGGCGCGCTGCTGATCGTCGCTCGGGACGAGCGTAAGCTGCGAATTGAAGTCGGGTATGGCCTGGAAGATCGCCTGACCGATGCGCAGAGTTCGGTGATCATCAATCAAGTGATCACCCCGGCGTTCAAGACCGGTAATTTCAGCAAAGGCATCAGCGACGGGGTCGCGGCGATGCTGGTGGTCTTGGGCGGCAGCCCACTGGACGAACCGTCGACGGTGTATGACACCGGGGGCGATCAACAGAGTGACTTCGTCTCTCGGCATCCGTTGTTGTTCATCATTGTGGTGATGCTGTTCATTCTTACGATTTTCATCTGCCAGATGCTTGGCATACTGCCAACCGGCCGGGGTGGCTCTGGTGGTGGTTTTGGCGGAGGAGGCTTTGGCGGCGGCGGCGGTGGAGGCGGGGGCTTCAGCGGCGGCGGTGGCAGTTTCGGTGGCGGTGGATCGTCGGGCGGCTGGTGATCACACGCAGGTCACACCACTGCGATTAAAAATAATAGCGAGCAGGCACTCATAACCATGGCACTACTGACTGAACACGAACAACGCAAAGTCGCCGAAGCGATTGCCCGGGTCGAGCGCGACACCGACGCCGAACTGGTGACAGTGTTGGCAGCTCGCGCCGACGACTATGCGTACATCCCGTTGCTGTGGGCCAGCTTGTTGGCGTTGGTGGTGCCGGGAGTCGTGCATTACCTGACCGGCGCACTGACCCTGCACAGCCTGTTGCTGGTGCAATGGGCGAGCTTCATCGTGTTGTGCCTGGTGTTTCGCATTCCCCAAGTCACTACGCGACTGATCCCGCGTTCCGTGCGCCACTGGCGCGCGTCAAACCTGGCGCGGCGGCAGTTTCTGGAGCAGAACCTGCACCACACCGTCGGCGGCACTGGACTGCTGATTTTCGTCTGCGAGGCCGAGCGCTATGTGGAAATCCTGGTGGACGAAGGTATTTCCAGACGGCTGCCCGACAAGAGTTGGGACGTGATTGTGGCGACCTTCACCCAGCAGGTGAAGCAGGGGCAGACGTTGCAGGGGTTTATGACCTGCATCGAGGCGTGCGGCGAGTTGCTGAAGGTGCATGTGCCGGTGACGCAGGTGAGGAACGAGTTACCGAATCGGTTGGTGGTGTTGGGGTAGAATACCCGCCATTCCCGATTCGCATTGCCCGAGGCTGTTTTTACCCATGTCTGTCACCACCACTCCCGCCAGCCTCGTGCCGGATCATCACGCGCAGTTCATCGACCTGTTGCAAACCAGTCTCGACCACAACGCCTTCATTAAACTGGTGCTGGCCAAGTACGTCGGCACCGAGGTAGATCTGCAGCGGCTGATCATCAAGCAACTCACGGTCAAGGATCAACCTTGCCTGTCCTTCGTCTATCGCTACAAGACCCGCGATATCACCAAGAATTTTGCGGTGGCTGAAGGGGTGTTGGCCATCGCTGCGTTGCTGCCGGACGCGTTTAAAAATGCGCATTTATTGTCCCTGACTGACGAAGCTCAGCTGGAATACAGTAAAAAGGGCAAATCTTCGCTGTTCAAGAGCAAACCTCAGCAATTGCGCGAGGTGCCGTCCGCCGAGCACAATCGCGAGAAAAACCGCTTCCTCGACCTCAGCCGGCCATTCCTCAAGGACCTGGGCGTGACCAATGCGCAGCAGGAGCTGATCCCGTCGATGTCGCGCAAGTGGAAGCAGATCAACAAGTTCATCGAAGTCTTCAGCCATGCGTTGACCACCTCGCCCCTGGCACTGGATAAACCAGTGCGCGTCGCGGACTTCGGGTCGGGCAAGGGTTACCTGACGTTCGCGATTCACGACTATCTGCGTAATACCTTGAAGGCGGAAGGCGAAGTCACCGGCGTTGAGCTGCGCGAAGAGATGGTGCAGTTGTGCAATACCGCCGCCGCGAAACTGGAGCATCCGGGGCTGGTGTTTAAGTGCGGCGATGTGCGCAGCGTCGCGCCGAGCGAACTGGACGTGATGATTGCCTTGCATGCCTGCGACATCGCGACCGATTACGCGATTCACAGCGGTATCCGCTCCGGCGCTGCAATCATCATGTGCTCGCCGTGCTGTCACAAACAGATCCGTCTGCAAATCCAGAGCCCAGCGCTGCTCAAGCCGATGCTGCAATATGGCCTGCACCTTGGCCAGCAAGCGGAAATGGTCACCGACAGCTTGCGTGCATTGTTCCTTGAAGCCTGTGGTTACGAGACCAAGGTGTTTGAGTTCATCTCGCTGGACCACACCAACAAGAACAAGATGATCCTGGCGGTCAAACGCGCAGAACCGGTGGACCCGACTCAGCTGTTGGTGAAAATCGAAGAACTGAAGGCCTTTTACCAAATCACCGAACATTGCCTCGAAACCCTGTTGCGGGCTGACAGCTACCTCTGACCCGGTGGGCGTGAGCCGGCTCGCGAAGGCGCAGTGTTAGTCAGTGCAAATGTGCGATGTTATGCCCCCTTCGCGAGGTGGCTCGCTCGCACATTGGGTTTGATTGCGGTCTTGCGCCCCACCATCACCGTCGCAATTACGCCGACCGCAAACAGCCAGGTGATCGGCTCAATGTGTTCGCCAAAGAACAACGCGGAAAACGCGATCGTGAAGAATATTTGCAGTAACTGGATCTGACTGACCCGCGCAATACCGCCCATCGCCAGCCCGGCGTACCAGGCAAAGAAGCCGAAGAACTGCGAAAACAGCGAGACGTAGCCAAAGGCCCACCAGGTCTTGGCAGAAATCGCCCCCTCATGTTGCAAGGCTAAATACATCACTGGCCCGATCAACAAAGGCGTCGAGAGCACCAGCGCCCAGCAGATCACTTGCCAGCCGCCCATCTCCTTGGCCAGCCGGCCCCCCTCAGCGTAGCCCAGCCCGCCGATGGCAATCGCTCCAAGCATCAGCAAGTCACCGGCCTGAATACTGCCGGCACCGCTGATCAGTGCATAAACGAGTACGAGCGCACTGCCGAGTGCGGCGCAGGCCCAGAAGGCTTTTGAGGGGCGCTCATGGGACAGCCACGCGGCATACAGCGCGACGCACAGCGGCTGTAAACCGTTGACCAATGCGCCGTGGGACGCCGGCAAGGTTTGCATGGCCCAGGCCGAGAGCACCGGAAAGCCCAAGATTACCCCAGCGATCACCAGGCACAGGCCTTTGACCTGCGTCCACGTTGGCCATTTCTCGCGGCGCCACAACAGCAGCAGCCCCGCCGGAACCGCCGCGAACAACGCCCGACCCAGGCCGTTGAGCAACGGATGGAGTTCCTGCACGACGATGCGCGTGAAGGGTAGGGTGAGGCTGAAAATCACAACCCCGAGCAGGCCGAGGGCCATGCCGGTGTTTTCGCGTGAGGACATGAGCGGGGACCAGAATTCAGGGGGGGGAAGAGTCTTTATCTAGCCATAAAGCCTTGGGTTTGGCGCTTACAGCTAGGCACAGAAATATCCGTACAGTTTGAGAACGCCATCGCGAGCCTGTCCGCGATGAACCATAACGCCGTAGTAACTGGTTATTACCCGACCCGGTGGATAAGGACTACCTTGAGGACTCCGTAAGCCAATGTATTTCCCTGAGGAGTCCTGCCCATGGCCGCGAAAAAAATTCTGATGCTGGTCGGCGATTACGTCGAAGACTATGAAGTGATGGTGCCGTTCCAGGCGCTGTTGATGGTCGGTCACACGGTTCATGCCGTTTGCCCGGACAAATCCGCCGGCCAGACCGTGCGTACCGCGATCCACGACTTCGAAGGCGACCAGACCTACAGCGAAAAACCCGGCCATCTGTTTGCCCTGAATTTCGATTTCGCCCAGGTCGAGGCTGCTGACTATGACGCGCTGCTGGTGCCAGGCGGTCGTGCGCCGGAGTACCTGCGCCTGAACGAAAAAGTCCTGGAACTGGTGCGCGCCTTCGACCAGGCCGGCAAGCCGATTGCTGCCGTCTGTCATGGCGCGCAATTACTCGCGGCCGCGGGGATTCTCGACGGTCGTGAGTGCAGCGCCTACCCGGCCTGTGCGCCGGAGGTCCGTTTGGCCGGCGGTACGTTCATCGATATCCCGGTGACCGAAGGTCACGTTCAAGGCAATCTGGCGACTGCTCCGGCCTGGCCGGCACACCCACGCTGGCTCGCCGGTTTTCTAGGGTTGCTGGGCACCACCATCACGCTGTAACGGGGGACACCTGCATGTGCGAGCTCTACGTCAAAGCCGATCCTATCCTCTACGAGTCGCGCTCTCGTTCGCTGCGCATCTGCGGGGTAGTGACCACGCTGCGGCTGGAGAACCAGTTCTGGGACATCCTCAGCGAAATTGCTGAGGTGGACGGTATGACCACCAACCAGTTGATCGCCAAGCTGTATCAAGAGGTGATGGACTATCGCGGTGAAGCGGTCAATTTTGCTTCGTTTCTGCGGGTGAGTTGTACCCGTTATTTAAGCCAGCGCCGGGTACCGGTGCCAGAGCTGTCAGTGGTAAGGGCGGTGAAATAGCGTCGCCCCTATCGCAGGCTTAGGCTTCGACCGGCACCGATAATTTTGGGCTACCCAGCGCGTGGGTCTTGGCGTCAAAAAACCGCAACGCGACCCCCGTGCCCTCAAACACCTTCGCGTAATGCCGCTTCTGATGCTCAATGAACGCCTTGCTACGCGGGTTGACCGAGATCGCCACAACCTTCGGTTTCGCCTGGCGCAAGGCATCAATGATGTGGCTGTCCTGCTCGCCCAGTGCATGCCCGAACAGGCACAAATCATCGCCGTGCCCGAGTAACTGGTCGTAGCAAAAAGACAGGTAATCGGAGCTGCGAATAGTCTTGAGCTTGTCCTGCGCCGGCCCTTCGTTGACAAACAAGGGCACGTCATCCAGCGTTTTGATTGTGTTGTTGATGGCGAAACTGCCCAGCAGCGTGCCTTCTGTGGACATCAATTTACGCGCTGTGCCGTCCTGATTGCGCACCAGGTGTAGGCCTCCGTGCAGGTACAACAAACGGGTCTTGTCGGTCCCACTGGCGCTCAGTTCGAAGCGGGGCTCGTTGCCATGGAACAGGTCTGTGATGGTGTCAGCGCTGTGCTGAATCGCCCAGTAATTCAGCAAGTCGTAGTTGGTGGTGAACACGGTCCGGTAGCGGCCCAGCTCTTGACTGATCGTGGCCAATGTCGAAGGCACTACCAGGCGCCACGGAATATGCACCGCATGCACGGTGTTGATCAGCGCTTCCTTGATCGCGTAATAGCGATTGCGCGGAGCTGCGGAGCTGACGGCCAGGGCTTTGTTCACGCGGCTGGTGGTTTTCAGCGCGCTGAGCACTTGCTCGAAACTACGGGTTTGCAGGGCGTCGAAGACGCTCAGCTCGGACTGGCTCAGGGGCTTTTCTTCGACGGTGCGCGCGTTTTCGAACAGCGAATCGTAGCCAAAGTCGTCCCATACCACACGGCTGGCGCCATTGCCCACCAGTAGGCCGCTGAAAGACGCGCTGCTGCGCAAGGCGTTCCAGTCTTCAAGTTGGGCGTCGACATCCTGGAAATCGGTCATTGCGTTCGTCGTCTCAAAGCAAAAGGTCTGATGGGCGGCGACTTTATCACGACCCGCAGTTGAGCCAGATCAAGATACGTTGTGACTGATCGGTCGATCCTGTGGGCATCCGCTGGATCGGCGCTGTCGATTTGGCCCATCGCCAGGAGATTCGCTCATGAGCAGTACGTTTTTTATTCCCGCCGTGAACATCATGGGCACTGGTTGCCTGGATGAAGCCATGGAAGCCATTCGCAAGTACGGTTTTCGCAAGGCGCTGATCGTCACCGACGCCGGCTTGGCCAAGGCCGGCGTCGCCGCGATGATTGCCGATAAGCTGGCGATGCAGGACATCGATTCGGTAATTTTCGACGGCGTCAAACCTAACCCCAACATCAGCAACGTCGAAAAGGGCCTGGGCCTGCTCAAGGAAACCCAGTGTGATTTCGTGGTGTCCTTGGGCGGCGGTTCGCCCCACGACTGTGCCAAGGGCATTGCCCTGTGCGCGACCAACGGTGGGCAGATCCGCGACTATGAAGGCGTCGATCAATCCGAGACGCCGCAACTGCCGCTGATCGCCATTAACACCACGGCCGGCACCGCGAGCGAGATGACCCGCTTTTGCATCATTACCGACGAATCGCGCCACGTGAAAATGGCCATCGTCGACCGCAACGTGACGCCATTACTGTCGGTCAACGATCCGGCGTTGATGGTGGCCATGCCCAAGGGACTGACTGCTGCCACCGGGATGGATGCACTGACTCACGCTATCGAAGCCTATGTGTCGACTGCCGCCAACCCGATCACCGATGCCTGCGCGCTCAAGGCGATGACGCTGATCAGTAACAACCTGCGCTTGGCTGTGCGTGAGGGCAGCGACGTCGTTGCCCGCGAGAACATGGCCTACGCGCAGTTCCTTGCCGGCATGGCGTTCAACAATGCTTCCCTTGGCTACGTGCATGCCATGGCCCACCAGTTGGGCGGTTTCTACGACCTGCCTCACGGCGTGTGCAATGCCGTGTTGCTGCCCCATGTGCAAAGCTTCAATGCCTTGGTGTGTGCCGCTCGCCTGACTGATGTGGCCCACGCCATGGGCGCTGATGTGGTCGGTCTCAGCCCGGAAGAAGGCGCTCAGTTGGCCATCACGACGATCCGTTGCCTGGCGGCAGACGTGGACATTCCTGCCGGTTTGCGTGAACTCGGCGCCAGTCTCAACGACATCCCGATCCTCGCGACCAACGCGCTGAAAGATGCCTGTGGCCTGACTAACCCGCGGGCAGCTGATCAGCGCCAGATCGAGGAGATTTTCCGCAGCGCGTTCTAAGTAGCGTTACAGCTGGGCGTGTGCTCAGTTGCATGAGAAAACGCACCGCTATAAGTGATGCAATGGTGGCCGGGGCTCACTTGAGTCTTCTGGGCCGGGCGCCGTAACGTCACGGCCATGTGGGCGTAACAGCTCGGTCACGAGCGCACAAAAGTGGCGGATCAGGGGTGGCTCCATGTCGGCGCGCAGGGTGATCCTGAGCGCCGCGTTGCCGTGGGCTACGGCTGGAAAAAAGACTGCTGAGGTGAAAAACCCCTGGTTGGCCAATTCGATTGCAATGCGGTTGGCCAGTGCTGCTTCACCACAGTTGACCAGTCGAATCGGCAGATTGCTCTTTTGCTGGTCGGTGCTGATCAAACTGTCAAAGAGTCGGATATTGAGCTGAAGCTTTTGCTGCAATGCGGCAAATTCCGAGGTGCGGTGCAACTGAATCGATGCTCTACCTGCGCCGATGGCCGCGCTGTTGAGGTTTTGCGAACCGTAGCTGGGGCCTCCATAACGGGCCAAGAGTTTTCGCTGCCGTTCGCTGCCCAACATCACCAAGCCGCCGCTGGCGCCAAACGATTTGGCCAGCGAGGCGACGATCAGACAATCCTCTTCCAGCGCGTCCATCCTGGGACGCACCAGACCTGCGCCAAAGGCACCTACTGTGGAAAGTGCGTGGGATTCGTCGAGGTATAGAAAAAGCCCATAACGGTTCTTCAGGTACAACAGACTGTCCAGGTCGGCCACCCCGCCCATGCTATAGGCGCTGTCGGTGACATAGACCAGCGTGGTGTACCGCTGACAAAGTTTCTCCAGGAAATCCATGTCGTTATGCGGCGCTGTCAGTACCGAGGTTTCGTCCGCGCACGCTGCTTTGAGGTGGCTCATGGAGTCATGCGCCAGACGGTCGAAAACCATCACCGGAGGACGGTTTTGCGTGAAGACGCCGCTGGCCAGCAACGGCAGAATCGCAGTGCTGGCGGCGCTGCACGACAAGGTGCTCAGGCAGTGGGTTCCGAACAATTGCGACAGCTCTGTTTCGTACCGCTCAAGCAGTGCCAACTTGCACTGGTTCTTCGCGTTGGCGACGCCCAGGGTGCCGGTTTCCAGCAGACTGGCGATAGCGCCGTCGAGTATATGGGGATGGTGTTCCAGCCCCAGATAAGACGTTGTACTGAAATGATGAAACTCGCGTCCGTGTTGATCGAGCATGCGGTTAGGGCTTTTGATGTCAACGTTGAGTCCCGAAATCTTTCCGGCTTCGGCAGTTTCCCAATCGTGATCGGCCAACGAGATGAGGTGGCGGTAGTGGCTGAAAGTATGTGTCGCGTGTGGGGGCAGGTTCATGTGCAGGTAACAGTCCTTGAGTGAAGCGATCCGTGGATTTGTTGCAATTTGTGTGTGTTGCTGGACTTTATAGAGACTCCTGCCGAGCTTTGAATCAGCTGTTTCTGGTAGTGCTGAGAGTTACCGGATAATTTGCTGTAGGACGATGACCTTGGGCGGGCGGGCAATTGGATGGCGGCGGCACATTGAAACCGGGTTAACCTGCCGATTCAGCCGCCGCCTAACTGTCGAGTCCTTCCATGCTGCAAAAAAGCCTGATTCGCCGCCTCGATCTGCTGACCCTCCAACTGTTCGTCGCCGTCCACGAAGAGGGCACCCTGACCCGTGCGGCAGCCCGGGAATCGATTGCGGTATCGGCGGCCAGCAAGCGCCTGATGGAACTGGAGGAAGCGTTCGGGATCAGCCTGTTTGTGCGTCAAGCCAAAGGGATGAGCCTCACGCCGGCCGGTGAAACCCTGCTGCACCATGCCCGGCAGATGTTGTTCAACGTCGAAAAAATGGGACTTGAACTGGGCGAGCACAGCCATGGCATTCGCGGTTACGTGCGGATGCTCGCGAACCTGTCAGCAATCATCCAGTTTCTGCCTGAAGACTTGCGTGGCTTTTCCGAACGTCATCCTCAGGTCAAGACCGACCTCGAAGAGCGGCCCAGTTGCGGGGTGATTCAGGGCGTACTCGACGGTGTGGCGGACTTTGGGATCTGTTCCAGCGACTGTGATTTCAAAGGGCTGCACAGCGTGCTGTATCGCCAGGACAAACTGGTGGTATTGATGCCGACCGATCATCCGTTGGCGAGCCGTTCAGCGCTGGCTTTTGCCGATACGCTGGGCAGCGATTACGTGGGGTTGCACGCCGCCAGTTCGATCAATATGCGCACCCATGCTGCGGCTCGCAAGGCCGGTAAGGTGCTGCGTCTGCGGATCCATGTGCCGGGGTTCGATGCAATGTGCCGGATGGTCCAGGCCAACATGGGCATCGGTATTCTGCCGCACAGGGCTTATGAGTTGTTTGGCCGGGCGTTGGGGTTGCACGCGGTGCCATTGACGGATGACTGGTCGGATCGAGCCTTGATGCTCGTCGTGCGCGATGAAGCAGGGTTGTCGCCGGTGAGCCGGATGTTGTTTGAGGAGTTGCGCGAAGAGAGCTGAGCGTTCGTGCTTCACGAACGCCCGTTGCTAACTGAGGGTTGGATTCCTGAGCGCTGTGTCCTCTAGCCTTGGCCACATATTCCAAGAATAAGAGGTATCCCGCGATGACGGCCCCCCTGAGCGCAATCAAGGTGATCGAGATCGGTACGCTGATCGCTGCACCGTTCGCCGCCCGCATACTCGCCGAGTTCGGTGCCGAGGTGATCAAGATCGAAGCCATGGGCCAGGGCGACCCGCTGCGCAAATGGCGCAAGTTGCATGAAGGCACGTCGTTGTGGTGGTACCTGCAATCGCGAAACAAAAAATCCCTGGCGCTTAATCTCAAATCCGCCGAAGGCATTGAACTGGTCAAGCAACTGGCGACCAGCGCTGATGTGCTGATCGAAAATCTGCGCCCCGGCGCTCTGGAAAAACTGGGTTTGGGCTGGGACGTGCTGCATGCGCTGAACCCCAACCTGACGTTGGTGCGGATTTCCGGGTACGGCCAGACTGGCCCGTACCGCGATCGCCCCGGTTTCGGTGCCATTGGCGAGGCCATGGGGGGCATCCGCTACACCACCGGCAATCCTGATTCGCCACCGGCCCGGGTCGGCGTCAGTCTCGGCGACTCGCTGGCTTCGCTGCACGCGGTGATCGGTGCGTTGATGTCATTACTGCGGGTCAAGACCGGGCAGGGCCTAGGCCAGGTGGTAGACGTCTCGCTGGCCGAAAGTGTGTTCAACGTCATGGAAAGCCTGGTGCCGGAATACGACCTGCAAGGCCATATACGCGAGCGCAGCGGAGGCGCCCTGCCAGGCATTGCACCTTCCAATACGTATTTGACGGCCGACGGTGCTTACGTGGTGATCGCCGGCAACAGTGACCCCATCTACCAGCGTCTGATGAATGTGATCGGTCGCAACGACCTGGCCGCTGCGCCGGAATTTGCCCATAACGACGGGCGTGCCGCCAAGAGCAATGTGCTCGACGCGGCCATTACCCATTGGACCAGCAGCCTGCCCATCGACGAGGTCCTGTTGGCGCTGGAGGCCGCTGAAGTCCCGGCCGGGCGCATCTATTCGGTCGCCGATATCGTCGCCGATCCGCACTATCAGGCGCGCGGCATGCTGCTCGACGCGCAACTGCCTGGCGGTGCCACGGTGAAGATGCCGGGCATCGTGCCCAAACTCTCGCAAACCCCCGGCGGCGTGAACTGGTCCGGACCTCAACTCGGTCAGCACACCGATGGCATCCTGGCCGGGCTGGGCTTGACGGGCCTGGACATCGAACGCTTGAAAGCAGCAGGAGTGGTGCAATGATCACTGACTTTTCGCAGACCCTGATCGTTCAGGAAGTCTCGCCTCGCGACGGCTTGCAGATCGAGCCGACCTGGGTCGATACCGTCGACAAAATTGCACTGATCGATCAGTTGTCATTGGCCGGTTTCAGCCGCATTGAGGCCGGCTCATTTGTGTCGCCCAAGGCAATCCCGGCGTTGCGTGATGGCGAACAGGTGTTCAAGGGCATCACCCGCCAGCCAGGTGTCATTTACGTCGCATTGATCCCTAATCTCAAAGGCGCGCAACGCGCACTTGAGTCAGGCGCTGACGAGCTGAACCTGGTGATGTCCGCCAGCCAGACCCATAACCTGGCTAACCTGCGCATGCGCTGCGAGACATCATTGTTAGCGTTTGGCGAAATCGTTGCGTTTGTCCGCAGTACGCCGGTGCGCCTGAATGGCAGCATCGCCACCACCTTCGGTTGTCCGTTCGAAGGCAAGATCGACGAAGACCGGGTGCTACAGATTGTCGAGACGTATCAGGAACTGGGTCTTCAGGGCATCACCCTGGCGGACACCACCGGCATGGCCAATCCGCGACAAGTTGATCGCCTGGTGCGCCGCGTGTTGCAGCGGGTTTCACCGGCGGACTTGACCCTGCATTTTCACAACACGCGCGGCCTCGGTTTATGCAACGTGCTGGCCGCTTACGAGGCCGGAGCCCGCCGTTTCGACGCGGCACTCGGCGGGCTCGGCGGCTGCCCATTTGCACCGGGCGCCTCGGGCAATATCTGCACCGAGGACTTGGTGAACCTGTGCGACGAAATGGGTATTCACACGGGCATCGACTTACCACTGTTGCTCAGGCTGTCCCGAGGACTACCGGCGCTGCTTGGGCACGAAGTACCCGGCCAACTGGCCAAGGCCGGGCGCAATGTTGACCTGCACCCGATGCCCGTCCGATAGCTGAAGCAGGGTCTGTTTTGGCAAGCATCCAGCATCAATGCCAACGGATGCGTCGATAGTCCGGGCAAGTGCCCGACGAATTTTTAACTGAACACTTCAACCAGACAAAAAAAACAATCGGACACCCATGGGGAAGTCCACTGGAGAAATGCAATGAGCCAACACGCAATGGAGGCCGGCGCGAGCCCGGCCGTTAGTCTCGACGCCGAAAAAGCCCTGGTCAGTAAAGTCGCCTGGCGACTGATGCCGTTGATCATGGTCTGCTACCTGTTCGCGTTTTTCGATCGCATCAACATCAGCTTCGCCAAGTTCCAGTTGCAAACCGACCTGAGCCTCAGCGACACCGCCTACGGGCTCGGCGCCGGGCTGTTTGTGGTTGGTTATGTGATCTTCGAAGTGCCCAGCAACATGATGCTGTACAAGGTGGGCGCCCGACGCTGGATCGCCCGGATCATGATGTCGTGGGGCGTCGCCACCGCGCTGATGGTGTTCGTCACCAGCGAGTGGCAGTTCTACGCGCTGCGCTTTCTGATTGGCGCGATGGAGGCGGGCTTCGCGCCGGGCGTGCTGTATTACCTGACGCTGTGGTT is a window of Pseudomonas sp. DC1.2 DNA encoding:
- a CDS encoding ribbon-helix-helix domain-containing protein — its product is MCELYVKADPILYESRSRSLRICGVVTTLRLENQFWDILSEIAEVDGMTTNQLIAKLYQEVMDYRGEAVNFASFLRVSCTRYLSQRRVPVPELSVVRAVK
- a CDS encoding SAM-dependent methyltransferase, whose amino-acid sequence is MSVTTTPASLVPDHHAQFIDLLQTSLDHNAFIKLVLAKYVGTEVDLQRLIIKQLTVKDQPCLSFVYRYKTRDITKNFAVAEGVLAIAALLPDAFKNAHLLSLTDEAQLEYSKKGKSSLFKSKPQQLREVPSAEHNREKNRFLDLSRPFLKDLGVTNAQQELIPSMSRKWKQINKFIEVFSHALTTSPLALDKPVRVADFGSGKGYLTFAIHDYLRNTLKAEGEVTGVELREEMVQLCNTAAAKLEHPGLVFKCGDVRSVAPSELDVMIALHACDIATDYAIHSGIRSGAAIIMCSPCCHKQIRLQIQSPALLKPMLQYGLHLGQQAEMVTDSLRALFLEACGYETKVFEFISLDHTNKNKMILAVKRAEPVDPTQLLVKIEELKAFYQITEHCLETLLRADSYL
- a CDS encoding DMT family transporter, whose amino-acid sequence is MSSRENTGMALGLLGVVIFSLTLPFTRIVVQELHPLLNGLGRALFAAVPAGLLLLWRREKWPTWTQVKGLCLVIAGVILGFPVLSAWAMQTLPASHGALVNGLQPLCVALYAAWLSHERPSKAFWACAALGSALVLVYALISGAGSIQAGDLLMLGAIAIGGLGYAEGGRLAKEMGGWQVICWALVLSTPLLIGPVMYLALQHEGAISAKTWWAFGYVSLFSQFFGFFAWYAGLAMGGIARVSQIQLLQIFFTIAFSALFFGEHIEPITWLFAVGVIATVMVGRKTAIKPNVRASHLAKGA
- the yiaY gene encoding L-threonine dehydrogenase; the encoded protein is MSSTFFIPAVNIMGTGCLDEAMEAIRKYGFRKALIVTDAGLAKAGVAAMIADKLAMQDIDSVIFDGVKPNPNISNVEKGLGLLKETQCDFVVSLGGGSPHDCAKGIALCATNGGQIRDYEGVDQSETPQLPLIAINTTAGTASEMTRFCIITDESRHVKMAIVDRNVTPLLSVNDPALMVAMPKGLTAATGMDALTHAIEAYVSTAANPITDACALKAMTLISNNLRLAVREGSDVVARENMAYAQFLAGMAFNNASLGYVHAMAHQLGGFYDLPHGVCNAVLLPHVQSFNALVCAARLTDVAHAMGADVVGLSPEEGAQLAITTIRCLAADVDIPAGLRELGASLNDIPILATNALKDACGLTNPRAADQRQIEEIFRSAF
- a CDS encoding DUF4917 family protein; the encoded protein is MTDFQDVDAQLEDWNALRSSASFSGLLVGNGASRVVWDDFGYDSLFENARTVEEKPLSQSELSVFDALQTRSFEQVLSALKTTSRVNKALAVSSAAPRNRYYAIKEALINTVHAVHIPWRLVVPSTLATISQELGRYRTVFTTNYDLLNYWAIQHSADTITDLFHGNEPRFELSASGTDKTRLLYLHGGLHLVRNQDGTARKLMSTEGTLLGSFAINNTIKTLDDVPLFVNEGPAQDKLKTIRSSDYLSFCYDQLLGHGDDLCLFGHALGEQDSHIIDALRQAKPKVVAISVNPRSKAFIEHQKRHYAKVFEGTGVALRFFDAKTHALGSPKLSVPVEA
- a CDS encoding TPM domain-containing protein yields the protein MRFLRMGLLLLLWGVAVTAQAELKFPTLTGRVVDSAQMIEPAVREQLTQQLQAHEAATGEQLVVVTLADLQGTDIADFGYQLGRAWGIGQKSKNNGALLIVARDERKLRIEVGYGLEDRLTDAQSSVIINQVITPAFKTGNFSKGISDGVAAMLVVLGGSPLDEPSTVYDTGGDQQSDFVSRHPLLFIIVVMLFILTIFICQMLGILPTGRGGSGGGFGGGGFGGGGGGGGGFSGGGGSFGGGGSSGGW
- a CDS encoding DJ-1/PfpI family protein, with protein sequence MAAKKILMLVGDYVEDYEVMVPFQALLMVGHTVHAVCPDKSAGQTVRTAIHDFEGDQTYSEKPGHLFALNFDFAQVEAADYDALLVPGGRAPEYLRLNEKVLELVRAFDQAGKPIAAVCHGAQLLAAAGILDGRECSAYPACAPEVRLAGGTFIDIPVTEGHVQGNLATAPAWPAHPRWLAGFLGLLGTTITL
- a CDS encoding LemA family protein; this translates as MNVRLNYRSSLRVAAMVVVTTLLAGCGINNIPTLDEQVKADWAQVQNQYQRRADLIPNLVETVKGYARHEEDTLTAVVEARAKATSIQVDAKTLDNPEKLKQFQQAQDQLTGALSRLMVVSERYPDLKANQNFLALQSQLEGTENRIAVARRDFILAVQQYNTEIRTFPGRLWHSLMYSDLPVRETFEATSPDAEKAPQVKF
- a CDS encoding TPM domain-containing protein, with amino-acid sequence MALLTEHEQRKVAEAIARVERDTDAELVTVLAARADDYAYIPLLWASLLALVVPGVVHYLTGALTLHSLLLVQWASFIVLCLVFRIPQVTTRLIPRSVRHWRASNLARRQFLEQNLHHTVGGTGLLIFVCEAERYVEILVDEGISRRLPDKSWDVIVATFTQQVKQGQTLQGFMTCIEACGELLKVHVPVTQVRNELPNRLVVLG